A region from the Rhinoderma darwinii isolate aRhiDar2 chromosome 2, aRhiDar2.hap1, whole genome shotgun sequence genome encodes:
- the PHACTR4 gene encoding phosphatase and actin regulator 4 isoform X1 yields the protein MSEGETERAPGHRESSEREREAEPYSEELSQDLLSEPHRSRSAQIPCPPRAPVMEDRSAEEGDPPMVPPAPPTPPTKRKSKFSGIGKFFKPWKWRKRKSSDTFRETSEVLERKISMRKPREELIKRGVLVEVPEVPEDTSVKSESPPLRNGHMSQGPTESQDDKNVKRNSRPDSTVPRPISQVEPAQEVLRESSKQPLVLRESSKQPLVLRESSKQPLVLRESSKQPLVLRESSKQPLVLRESSKPLLPPKRQLSTSNSVTQDHSAGQRPEQPQSVTRLSNSTPSPAPRTLLAPSAPKQPPVPPPKPPNRNSTPLMAELCQALGGTTLTPVGSRPSPPLPSKRGLPPSTDPVSGKEKVARPVSTPSPLANEVAAHSPPSPTLHSQAPKLPLLPPQSPPPTDIPLHSTEEEKDMPPNVSMLPLHIRIQQALNSPQPVPTLDNSQRAHSLLFVSNEVGSGEEKTRVRSLPVTIEMLKVPDDDDEVSFGEEDLSPERGDSNASRVYIGDVPSVTVIPSYIPPCLQEEDEEDEHECVSDSDSEGPILYKEEDEDDDDDSTTSALANKVKRKDTLAMKLGGKAGSQEQDTELPHRSREEWNQIRQQIGSQLNRRLSQRPSAEELEQRNILQLKNEADRLAERREIKRRLTRKLSQRPTVAELLERKILRFNEYVEATDAHDYDRRADKPWTKLTPADKAAIRKELNDFKSSEMAVHDESKHYTRFHRP from the exons CAGAGGAGGGGGATCCTCCTATGGTGCCCCCAGCTCCTCCAACTCCACCTACCAAAAGAAAGAGCAAGTTCTCTGGGATAGGCAAGTTCTTCAAACCTTGGAAAtggaggaagaggaagagcagtGATACATTTCGTGAGACTTCAGAAG TGCTGGAGAGAAAGATCTCTATGAGAAAGCCCAGAGAAGAGCTAATAAAGAGAGGTGTTCTAGTGGAGGTACCTGAAGTACCTGAAG ATACTTCTGTGAAATCAGAGTCCCCTCCTTTAAGAAATGGCCATATGAGCCAAGGGCCCACGGAGTCACAAGATGACAAAAATGTAAAGCGGAACAGTCGACCAG attcaaCAGTACCACGTCCCATTTCTCAAGTGGAACCTGCACAGGAAGTCTTACGGGAATCCTCAAAGCAGCCACTTGTTTTACGGGAATCCTCAAAGCAGCCACTTGTCTTACGGGAATCCTCAAAGCAGCCACTTGTCTTACGGGAATCCTCAAAGCAGCCACTTGTCTTACGGGAATCCTCAAAGCAGCCACTGGTCTTACGGgaatcctcaaagccacttcttcCTCCAAAAAGACAACTTTCCACATCCAATTCAGTCACTCAGGATCATAGTGCGGGCCAACGACCAGAACAACCCCAATCTGTGACACGCTTGTCGAACTCTACCCCTTCACCTGCACCTAGAACCCTTCTCGCACCATCAGCACCTAAACAGCCACCTGTTCCACCGCCTAAGCCCCCGAACCGGAACAGCACCCCTTTAATGG CCGAGCTGTGCCAGGCACTGGGAGGAACCACACTCACACCTGTTGGGTCTCGTCCCTCTCCACCACTTCCTTCCAAACGAGGACTTCCACCCTCCACAGATCCTGTGAGCGGCAAAGAAAAAGTTGCTCGACCTGTGTCAACCCCTTCTCCCCTTGCAAATGAAGTTGCAGCGCATTCCCCACCATCTCCGACCCTTCATTCTCAAGCCCCCAAATTGCCGCTATTGCCCCCACAAAGTCCCCCTCCAACGGATATACCTCTGCATAGCACAGAAGAGGAAAAAGATATGCCACCGAATGTGTCCATGCTGCCTCTTCATATTCGCATTCAGCAGGCTCTCAACAGTCCACAACCAGTGCCCACATTGGATAATTCCCAGCGGGCGCACTCCCTTTTATTTGTTTCCAATGAAGTGGGGTCTGGTGAGGAGAAAACACGCGTGAGATCCTTGCCTGTCACTATAGAGATGCTTAAAGT GCCTGATGACGATGATGAAGTGAGCTTCGGGGAGGAAGATTTATCTCCAGAAAGAGGCGATTCTAATGCTTCAAGGGTATATATCGGAGATGTTCCTTCTGTTACTGTAATACCAAGCTACATTCCCCCATGCCtccaggaggaggatgaggaggatgaaCATGAATGTGTTAGTGATAGCGATTCAGAGGGGCCCATACTGTACAAAGAGGAAGATGAAGACGACGATGATGATTCAACAAcaa GCGCCCTGGCCAATAAAGTAAAGAGAAAGGATACTCTGGCCATGAAGTTAGGTGGAAAAGCAGGTTCTCAGGAACAAGACACAGAGTTACCGCACCGCAGTCGAGAAGAGTGGAATCAAATACGGCAGCAGATTGGCTCACAGCTAAACCGGAGATTGAGCCAGAGACCTTCAGCGGAGGAGCTGGAGCAGAGGAACATTCTGCAAT TAAAGAATGAAGCTGACCGGCTGGCAGAGAGACGGGAAATCAAGAGACGACTGACCCGCAAG CTCAGTCAAAGACCTACAGTGGCGGAGTTGTTGGAGCGGAAGATTCTTCGATTTAATGAGTATGTGGAAGCGACAGATGCGCATGACTATGACAGGAGAGCTGATAAACCCTGGACCAAGCTCACCCCTGCTGACAAA GCAGCAATCCGTAAGGAATTAAATGACTTCAAGAGCTCTGAGATGGCCGTGCATGACGAGAGCAAACACTATACAAG ATTTCATCGACCTTAA
- the PHACTR4 gene encoding phosphatase and actin regulator 4 isoform X7: MVPPAPPTPPTKRKSKFSGIGKFFKPWKWRKRKSSDTFRETSEVLERKISMRKPREELIKRGVLVEVPEVPEDTSVKSESPPLRNGHMSQGPTESQDDKNVKRNSRPDSTVPRPISQVEPAQEVLRESSKQPLVLRESSKQPLVLRESSKQPLVLRESSKQPLVLRESSKQPLVLRESSKPLLPPKRQLSTSNSVTQDHSAGQRPEQPQSVTRLSNSTPSPAPRTLLAPSAPKQPPVPPPKPPNRNSTPLMAELCQALGGTTLTPVGSRPSPPLPSKRGLPPSTDPVSGKEKVARPVSTPSPLANEVAAHSPPSPTLHSQAPKLPLLPPQSPPPTDIPLHSTEEEKDMPPNVSMLPLHIRIQQALNSPQPVPTLDNSQRAHSLLFVSNEVGSGEEKTRVRSLPVTIEMLKVPDDDDEVSFGEEDLSPERGDSNASRVYIGDVPSVTVIPSYIPPCLQEEDEEDEHECVSDSDSEGPILYKEEDEDDDDDSTTSALANKVKRKDTLAMKLGGKAGSQEQDTELPHRSREEWNQIRQQIGSQLNRRLSQRPSAEELEQRNILQLKNEADRLAERREIKRRLTRKLSQRPTVAELLERKILRFNEYVEATDAHDYDRRADKPWTKLTPADKAAIRKELNDFKSSEMAVHDESKHYTRFHRP; encoded by the exons ATGGTGCCCCCAGCTCCTCCAACTCCACCTACCAAAAGAAAGAGCAAGTTCTCTGGGATAGGCAAGTTCTTCAAACCTTGGAAAtggaggaagaggaagagcagtGATACATTTCGTGAGACTTCAGAAG TGCTGGAGAGAAAGATCTCTATGAGAAAGCCCAGAGAAGAGCTAATAAAGAGAGGTGTTCTAGTGGAGGTACCTGAAGTACCTGAAG ATACTTCTGTGAAATCAGAGTCCCCTCCTTTAAGAAATGGCCATATGAGCCAAGGGCCCACGGAGTCACAAGATGACAAAAATGTAAAGCGGAACAGTCGACCAG attcaaCAGTACCACGTCCCATTTCTCAAGTGGAACCTGCACAGGAAGTCTTACGGGAATCCTCAAAGCAGCCACTTGTTTTACGGGAATCCTCAAAGCAGCCACTTGTCTTACGGGAATCCTCAAAGCAGCCACTTGTCTTACGGGAATCCTCAAAGCAGCCACTTGTCTTACGGGAATCCTCAAAGCAGCCACTGGTCTTACGGgaatcctcaaagccacttcttcCTCCAAAAAGACAACTTTCCACATCCAATTCAGTCACTCAGGATCATAGTGCGGGCCAACGACCAGAACAACCCCAATCTGTGACACGCTTGTCGAACTCTACCCCTTCACCTGCACCTAGAACCCTTCTCGCACCATCAGCACCTAAACAGCCACCTGTTCCACCGCCTAAGCCCCCGAACCGGAACAGCACCCCTTTAATGG CCGAGCTGTGCCAGGCACTGGGAGGAACCACACTCACACCTGTTGGGTCTCGTCCCTCTCCACCACTTCCTTCCAAACGAGGACTTCCACCCTCCACAGATCCTGTGAGCGGCAAAGAAAAAGTTGCTCGACCTGTGTCAACCCCTTCTCCCCTTGCAAATGAAGTTGCAGCGCATTCCCCACCATCTCCGACCCTTCATTCTCAAGCCCCCAAATTGCCGCTATTGCCCCCACAAAGTCCCCCTCCAACGGATATACCTCTGCATAGCACAGAAGAGGAAAAAGATATGCCACCGAATGTGTCCATGCTGCCTCTTCATATTCGCATTCAGCAGGCTCTCAACAGTCCACAACCAGTGCCCACATTGGATAATTCCCAGCGGGCGCACTCCCTTTTATTTGTTTCCAATGAAGTGGGGTCTGGTGAGGAGAAAACACGCGTGAGATCCTTGCCTGTCACTATAGAGATGCTTAAAGT GCCTGATGACGATGATGAAGTGAGCTTCGGGGAGGAAGATTTATCTCCAGAAAGAGGCGATTCTAATGCTTCAAGGGTATATATCGGAGATGTTCCTTCTGTTACTGTAATACCAAGCTACATTCCCCCATGCCtccaggaggaggatgaggaggatgaaCATGAATGTGTTAGTGATAGCGATTCAGAGGGGCCCATACTGTACAAAGAGGAAGATGAAGACGACGATGATGATTCAACAAcaa GCGCCCTGGCCAATAAAGTAAAGAGAAAGGATACTCTGGCCATGAAGTTAGGTGGAAAAGCAGGTTCTCAGGAACAAGACACAGAGTTACCGCACCGCAGTCGAGAAGAGTGGAATCAAATACGGCAGCAGATTGGCTCACAGCTAAACCGGAGATTGAGCCAGAGACCTTCAGCGGAGGAGCTGGAGCAGAGGAACATTCTGCAAT TAAAGAATGAAGCTGACCGGCTGGCAGAGAGACGGGAAATCAAGAGACGACTGACCCGCAAG CTCAGTCAAAGACCTACAGTGGCGGAGTTGTTGGAGCGGAAGATTCTTCGATTTAATGAGTATGTGGAAGCGACAGATGCGCATGACTATGACAGGAGAGCTGATAAACCCTGGACCAAGCTCACCCCTGCTGACAAA GCAGCAATCCGTAAGGAATTAAATGACTTCAAGAGCTCTGAGATGGCCGTGCATGACGAGAGCAAACACTATACAAG ATTTCATCGACCTTAA